The Thermus filiformis genome contains a region encoding:
- a CDS encoding ABC transporter permease has product MWSYFLRRLVGLVPVLFGITLLVFLFLKLIPGDPAVAILGERGTPEQVEALREKLGLNRPLPEQYLAFVRRVLTGDLGVSAVSTIPVGEELKRRWPATFELALAATLVAVLLGIPAGILAAIRKNTLWDNLSMSLSLVGVSMPVFWLGLLLVYLFAVHLHWLPTGGRLSTEAGIGFKPLTGFYVLDALLRGDFRLLADVLAHLVLPALTLGTIPLAILARITRSAMLEVLSQDYVRTARAKGLAERQVILKHAFKNALLPVVTVVGLQFGTLLGGAILTETIFSWPGIGSYIYEGILNRDYPVVQSGVLVVALAFVLINLLVDLSYALLDPRIQYR; this is encoded by the coding sequence ATGTGGAGCTACTTTCTGCGAAGACTTGTCGGCCTCGTTCCCGTCCTCTTCGGCATCACCCTTTTGGTCTTCCTCTTTTTGAAGCTCATCCCCGGCGACCCGGCGGTGGCCATCCTGGGGGAGCGGGGCACCCCCGAGCAAGTGGAGGCGTTGAGGGAGAAGCTGGGGCTGAACCGCCCCCTGCCCGAGCAGTACCTCGCCTTCGTCCGCCGGGTCCTCACGGGGGACCTAGGAGTGAGCGCGGTCTCCACCATCCCCGTGGGGGAGGAGCTAAAGAGGCGCTGGCCCGCCACGTTTGAGCTGGCCCTGGCCGCCACTTTGGTGGCGGTCCTTCTGGGCATCCCCGCCGGGATCCTGGCCGCCATCCGCAAGAACACCCTCTGGGACAACCTTTCCATGAGCCTCTCCCTGGTGGGGGTATCCATGCCGGTCTTCTGGCTGGGCCTCCTTTTGGTCTACCTCTTCGCCGTCCACCTCCACTGGCTGCCCACGGGCGGACGGCTTTCCACCGAGGCGGGCATCGGCTTCAAGCCCCTCACGGGCTTCTACGTCCTGGACGCCCTTTTGCGGGGGGACTTCCGCCTTTTGGCCGACGTGCTCGCCCACCTGGTCCTGCCCGCTTTGACCCTGGGGACCATCCCCCTGGCCATCCTGGCCCGGATCACCCGGAGCGCCATGCTGGAGGTCCTCTCCCAGGACTACGTGCGCACCGCCCGGGCCAAGGGCCTGGCCGAGCGGCAGGTCATCCTGAAGCACGCCTTCAAAAACGCCCTCCTCCCCGTGGTCACCGTGGTGGGCCTCCAGTTCGGCACCCTCTTGGGCGGGGCCATCCTCACCGAGACCATCTTCTCCTGGCCCGGCATCGGCTCGTACATCTACGAGGGCATCCTCAACCGAGACTACCCGGTGGTCCAGTCCGGGGTCCTGGTGGTGGCCTTGGCCTTCGTCCTCATCAACCTCCTGGTGGACCTCTCCTACGCCCTTTTGGATCCGCGTATCCAGTACAGGTGA
- a CDS encoding ABC transporter substrate-binding protein encodes MKRTLIGILAVGALGLGLGQKTLVFGHNGEPVSLEPGNITDGISIYVQRQIYDTLVDFKPGTTEPVAGLAVSWFASQDGKVWTFRLRQGVKFQDGTDLDAEAVKFNVERWWDPKNPTRIDAAARYEIWPKLFGGSKGEAGSLLKEVQVVDKYTIRFVLTRPFPAFPAAIGSGYFGIASPSAIKKDGAKYGSPTGSAVGTGPYRLVEWRPGDQIVLEKNPYYWKKGYPKTERVVFKIIKDPAARLAALKAGTIDFTTDIPPANLKDIESDPNLNAVFRPSFNVGYLALNPSHKPLADVRVRQAIAMAINKKAIVQAFWGKLGVTDGHFTPPSMKAYQSPKVTDYEYNPQKAKQILAEAGYPNGFDLELWYMPVSRPYFPTPKEIAEAMAADLSAIGIRVKLQTKDWAAYLADRRKAPGFQAYMLGWTGDYGDPQNFYDPHFASPITDLFDASGKPLDLKELNDLLVKGATTSSAEERKKIYQQVDETTFELALRVPIVHSQPLLAKRKNIAGWVPSPLGSESFETIEKR; translated from the coding sequence ATGAAGCGAACCCTGATTGGCATTCTGGCAGTAGGTGCTCTGGGGCTCGGCCTGGGGCAGAAGACCCTGGTCTTCGGCCACAACGGCGAACCCGTGAGCCTCGAGCCCGGCAACATCACGGACGGGATCTCCATCTACGTCCAGCGGCAGATCTACGACACCCTGGTGGACTTCAAGCCCGGGACCACCGAGCCCGTGGCGGGGCTGGCAGTGAGCTGGTTCGCCTCCCAGGACGGGAAGGTCTGGACCTTCCGCCTCCGTCAGGGGGTGAAGTTCCAAGACGGCACCGACCTGGACGCGGAGGCGGTCAAGTTCAACGTGGAGCGCTGGTGGGACCCTAAGAACCCCACCCGCATAGACGCCGCCGCCCGGTACGAGATCTGGCCAAAGCTCTTCGGGGGCTCCAAGGGCGAGGCCGGCTCCCTCCTCAAGGAAGTCCAGGTGGTGGACAAGTACACCATCCGCTTCGTCCTCACCCGGCCCTTCCCCGCCTTCCCCGCCGCCATCGGTTCGGGGTACTTCGGCATCGCAAGCCCCTCCGCCATCAAGAAGGACGGGGCCAAGTACGGCTCCCCCACGGGCAGCGCCGTGGGCACCGGCCCCTACCGGCTCGTGGAGTGGCGGCCGGGGGACCAGATCGTCCTGGAGAAGAACCCCTACTACTGGAAGAAGGGCTACCCCAAGACGGAGCGGGTGGTCTTCAAGATCATCAAGGACCCCGCGGCCCGGCTCGCGGCCCTGAAGGCGGGGACGATTGACTTCACCACCGACATCCCGCCCGCCAACCTGAAGGACATCGAGTCCGACCCCAACCTGAACGCCGTCTTCCGGCCCTCCTTCAACGTGGGCTACCTGGCCCTCAACCCCAGCCACAAGCCCCTGGCGGACGTGCGGGTGCGCCAGGCCATCGCCATGGCCATCAACAAGAAGGCCATCGTCCAGGCCTTCTGGGGCAAGCTGGGCGTGACGGACGGCCACTTCACCCCGCCCTCCATGAAGGCCTACCAGTCCCCCAAGGTCACCGACTACGAATACAACCCCCAGAAGGCCAAGCAGATCCTGGCCGAGGCGGGCTACCCGAACGGGTTTGACTTGGAGCTCTGGTACATGCCGGTCTCGAGGCCCTACTTCCCCACCCCCAAGGAGATCGCCGAGGCCATGGCCGCGGACCTGTCCGCCATCGGCATCCGGGTAAAGCTCCAGACCAAGGACTGGGCCGCCTACCTGGCGGACCGGAGGAAGGCCCCGGGCTTCCAGGCCTACATGCTGGGCTGGACCGGGGATTACGGCGACCCCCAGAACTTCTACGACCCCCACTTCGCGAGCCCCATCACCGACCTGTTTGACGCGAGCGGCAAGCCCCTGGACCTCAAGGAGCTGAACGACCTCTTGGTCAAGGGGGCCACCACCTCCAGCGCCGAGGAGCGGAAGAAGATCTACCAGCAGGTGGACGAGACGACCTTTGAGCTCGCCCTGCGCGTGCCCATCGTCCACTCCCAGCCCCTCCTCGCCAAGCGGAAGAACATCGCGGGCTGGGTGCCCTCACCTCTGGGCTCCGAGTCCTTTGAGACGATAGAGAAGCGCTAG
- a CDS encoding branched-chain amino acid ABC transporter substrate-binding protein — translation MRKLGVLVAGVAALGMALGQANVIKIATQSPLSGPQAALGEQIKLGAELAIEEAKARFRQLGFDLQLAPYDDQANPDIGVGNANRIINDPDILGVVGHLNSGVAIPSSEVYARVNLVMVSPANTNPRVTERGLKNVFRICGRDDVQGPAGAEYAFNNLRVRNVFVIHDKTAYGQGLAEEFKKRFEALGGKAVAFVGTEETSNFVPLINQIRSARPTPELIYFGGIYSQIGPFVKQLRERGLKTRLMGGDGLDSSEFERLAGSQAAKGTFYTTVAGPVSAFPKAKAVAQRFKQKYGKDMEGFAIYAYDSANVIIAAIENAIKANGGRKPTRDQVTAEVAKTKLEGLTGTIEFNAKGDIKKAKYFVMQVAGTGNWADNKLIRVIEVAAP, via the coding sequence ATGAGGAAACTCGGCGTTCTGGTAGCAGGTGTGGCCGCCCTGGGGATGGCCCTGGGCCAGGCGAACGTGATCAAGATCGCCACCCAGTCCCCCCTCTCGGGGCCCCAGGCGGCGCTCGGCGAGCAGATCAAGCTGGGGGCGGAGCTGGCCATTGAGGAGGCCAAGGCCCGGTTCCGGCAGCTGGGCTTTGACCTCCAGCTCGCCCCCTACGACGACCAGGCCAACCCGGACATCGGGGTGGGCAACGCCAACCGCATCATCAACGACCCCGACATCCTGGGCGTGGTGGGCCACCTGAACTCCGGCGTGGCCATCCCCTCCAGCGAGGTCTACGCCCGGGTCAACCTGGTCATGGTCTCCCCCGCCAACACCAACCCCCGGGTCACGGAGCGGGGGCTGAAGAACGTCTTCCGCATCTGCGGCCGGGACGACGTCCAGGGGCCCGCGGGGGCGGAGTACGCCTTCAACAACCTCCGGGTGCGGAACGTCTTCGTCATCCACGACAAGACCGCCTACGGCCAGGGGCTGGCCGAGGAGTTCAAGAAGCGGTTTGAGGCCCTGGGCGGCAAGGCGGTGGCCTTCGTGGGCACGGAGGAGACCTCCAACTTCGTCCCCCTCATCAACCAGATCCGCAGCGCCCGGCCCACCCCCGAGCTCATCTACTTCGGGGGCATCTACAGCCAGATCGGCCCCTTCGTGAAGCAGCTCCGCGAGCGCGGCCTGAAGACCCGGCTGATGGGCGGCGACGGGCTGGACTCCAGCGAGTTTGAGCGCCTGGCGGGCTCCCAGGCCGCCAAGGGCACCTTCTACACCACGGTGGCCGGCCCCGTCTCCGCCTTCCCCAAGGCCAAGGCGGTGGCCCAGCGCTTCAAGCAGAAGTACGGCAAGGACATGGAGGGCTTCGCCATCTACGCCTACGACTCGGCCAACGTGATCATCGCCGCCATCGAGAACGCCATCAAGGCGAACGGGGGCAGGAAGCCCACCCGGGACCAGGTGACCGCCGAGGTGGCCAAGACCAAGCTCGAGGGCCTGACCGGCACCATTGAGTTCAACGCCAAGGGCGACATCAAGAAGGCCAAGTACTTCGTCATGCAGGTGGCGGGCACCGGCAACTGGGCGGACAACAAGCTCATCCGGGTCATCGAGGTGGCGGCCCCCTAA
- a CDS encoding branched-chain amino acid ABC transporter permease, which produces MLEQILSILPQVIFDGFLLGFVYAMVALGYTMVYGVLELINFAHSEIFMIGAVVGVEVFRYLAPAVPNGFLLLLLALVLGGLIAGGTAVLVERFAYRPLRKRGTTNRLVPLVTAIGVSFILQDLVRLIEGLWHNEFFLRMRTVEDLEGSFELFGIFIQTKSVILILVSVVMLWGLTYLVNRTKLGMAIRAVAQDIPTSSLMGIDPDRIISRTFLIGGSLGGVAGVLFALQYTTVTPYVGFLPGIKAFTAAVLGGIGNLPGAMLGGLVLGQLENFFGTYLPLLTNNNFGTEYKDVVAFLILIFILLFRPQGLLGQIVREKV; this is translated from the coding sequence GTGCTGGAACAGATTCTGTCCATCCTTCCCCAGGTGATCTTTGACGGCTTCCTCCTGGGCTTCGTCTACGCCATGGTGGCCCTGGGGTACACCATGGTCTACGGCGTCCTGGAGCTCATCAACTTCGCCCACTCGGAGATCTTCATGATCGGGGCCGTGGTGGGGGTGGAGGTCTTCCGCTACCTGGCCCCGGCGGTCCCGAACGGGTTCTTGCTCCTCCTCCTCGCCCTGGTCCTGGGCGGGCTCATCGCGGGGGGGACGGCGGTCCTGGTGGAGCGCTTCGCCTACCGCCCCTTGCGCAAGCGGGGGACGACCAACCGGCTGGTGCCCCTGGTCACCGCCATCGGGGTCTCCTTCATCCTCCAGGACCTGGTGCGCCTCATCGAAGGCCTCTGGCACAACGAGTTCTTCCTCCGGATGCGCACCGTGGAGGACCTGGAGGGGTCCTTTGAGCTCTTCGGGATCTTTATACAGACCAAGAGCGTGATCCTGATCCTGGTCTCCGTGGTGATGCTCTGGGGCCTCACCTACCTGGTGAACCGGACCAAGCTGGGCATGGCCATCCGGGCGGTGGCCCAGGACATCCCCACCTCGAGCCTCATGGGGATTGACCCCGACCGGATCATCTCCCGCACCTTCCTCATCGGGGGCTCATTAGGCGGGGTGGCGGGGGTCCTTTTCGCCCTCCAGTACACCACCGTAACCCCCTACGTGGGCTTCCTACCCGGCATCAAGGCCTTCACCGCCGCCGTCCTCGGGGGGATCGGCAACCTCCCCGGGGCCATGCTGGGCGGCCTCGTCCTGGGCCAGCTGGAGAACTTCTTCGGCACCTACCTGCCCCTTCTCACCAACAACAACTTCGGGACGGAGTACAAGGACGTGGTGGCCTTCCTCATTCTCATCTTCATCCTGCTCTTCCGGCCCCAGGGCCTCCTGGGCCAGATCGTGAGGGAGAAGGTATGA
- a CDS encoding branched-chain amino acid ABC transporter permease — MKVPAPLIHLLSLAALLLSAAFPGVASAFFGLLVLALAAFSPLSPRGRSLALALLTLAFTLGLVKSGNTLGLIGLVGVLTATITLPVPRAFQVLLGGAILLLAVPMAGFTNTFIFELGIQMGIYAAMALGLNVVVGMAGLLDLGYAAFFAVGAYTWAIFGSEQAKNFLQGNFPLPGEYFYLFMPVAIVTTALTGLLIGLPALRLRGDYLAIVTLGLGEVVRILANNLDHPINITNGPQGITPVVRPPIDWFRALMGSLGVQLDRTTDYQLFFYLLVLLLIGLIVYINVNLANSRFGRAWVAIREDETAARAMGIPLLPTKLLAFMTGAAFSGAMGVVFAAQRTFVSPESFTLLASISILAMVILGGMGSIPGAILGAAAVTILNLDVLKTLSEYLRTAFPTLPSQVDPAKYERLVFGVILVLMMIFRPQGLIPEKRHLAEEEEA, encoded by the coding sequence ATGAAGGTGCCAGCCCCCTTGATCCACCTCCTTAGCCTGGCCGCCCTCCTCCTGAGCGCGGCCTTCCCAGGCGTGGCCTCGGCCTTCTTCGGCCTTTTGGTCCTCGCCCTCGCCGCCTTCTCCCCCCTCTCCCCCCGGGGCCGGAGCCTGGCCCTGGCCCTCCTCACCCTAGCCTTCACCCTGGGCCTGGTGAAAAGCGGGAACACCCTGGGGCTCATCGGCCTGGTGGGGGTCCTGACCGCCACCATCACCCTCCCCGTCCCCCGGGCCTTCCAGGTCCTTTTGGGAGGGGCGATCCTCCTTCTGGCCGTGCCCATGGCCGGCTTCACCAACACCTTCATCTTTGAGCTGGGCATCCAGATGGGCATCTACGCGGCCATGGCCCTGGGCCTGAACGTGGTGGTGGGGATGGCGGGCCTCTTGGACCTGGGCTACGCCGCCTTCTTCGCGGTGGGGGCCTACACCTGGGCCATCTTCGGCTCGGAGCAGGCCAAGAACTTCCTCCAGGGGAACTTCCCCTTGCCCGGGGAGTACTTCTACCTCTTCATGCCGGTGGCCATCGTCACCACCGCCCTCACCGGCCTCCTCATCGGCCTCCCCGCTCTAAGGCTTCGGGGGGACTACCTGGCCATCGTCACCCTGGGCCTGGGGGAGGTGGTGCGGATCTTGGCCAACAACCTGGACCACCCCATCAACATTACCAACGGCCCCCAGGGGATCACCCCGGTGGTCCGCCCGCCCATAGACTGGTTCCGCGCCCTCATGGGAAGCCTGGGGGTCCAGCTGGACCGGACCACGGACTACCAGCTCTTCTTCTACCTCCTGGTCCTCCTCCTGATCGGCCTCATCGTCTACATCAACGTCAACCTGGCCAACTCCCGCTTCGGCCGGGCCTGGGTGGCCATCCGGGAGGACGAGACCGCGGCCCGGGCCATGGGCATCCCCCTGTTGCCCACCAAGCTTTTGGCCTTCATGACCGGGGCGGCCTTCTCGGGGGCGATGGGGGTGGTCTTCGCCGCCCAGCGCACCTTCGTCTCCCCGGAGTCCTTCACCCTCCTGGCCTCCATCAGCATCCTGGCCATGGTCATCCTGGGGGGGATGGGCTCCATCCCCGGGGCCATCCTGGGCGCGGCGGCGGTCACCATCCTCAACCTGGACGTGCTGAAGACCCTCTCCGAGTACCTGCGCACCGCCTTCCCCACCCTGCCCTCCCAGGTGGACCCGGCCAAGTACGAGCGGCTGGTCTTCGGCGTTATCCTGGTCCTGATGATGATCTTCCGGCCCCAGGGGCTGATCCCCGAGAAGCGGCACCTGGCCGAGGAGGAGGAGGCATGA
- a CDS encoding protease complex subunit PrcB family protein has product MRRTLWLLLGLLLLGCEVTLEGGYRVAEAQLLFPESTERWTYFYGEPREVRLGEKTLRLSEPQGESLWAVPGALFVNGLPLYRETGPALAPVGETVRGTLGGRIAVRAKADLASVWLYDGTGWVKLTGSLAKGQEAILSLFPTGSNLPPANYTTPSFANLLSRETQVILREILARRGGRQVVVYELKEPVLRPLPLDPAPVFYRAQALGVQYGIEVEVLLPPPSPSYRVLAKDTMSAYTETAPKALLALTQSRFAEGWGLVVGNRVPRPPAPQVDFRTRAVAFFFWGLKPTGGYDLVVVGVSRVGETARVVLRLTTPPPGAIVTQALTSPYVVLELERVRKVVFTDPSGRVLAEDSE; this is encoded by the coding sequence ATGCGGCGGACGCTTTGGCTTCTTCTGGGCCTCCTCCTCCTGGGGTGTGAGGTCACCCTGGAAGGGGGGTACCGGGTGGCGGAGGCCCAGCTCCTCTTTCCCGAGAGCACAGAGCGCTGGACGTACTTCTACGGGGAGCCGCGGGAGGTGCGGCTGGGCGAGAAGACCCTCCGGCTTTCCGAGCCCCAGGGGGAGAGCCTCTGGGCGGTGCCGGGGGCCCTCTTCGTGAACGGCCTCCCCCTCTACCGGGAGACGGGCCCCGCCCTGGCCCCGGTGGGGGAGACGGTCCGGGGGACCCTCGGAGGCCGGATCGCCGTCCGGGCCAAGGCGGATCTGGCCAGCGTTTGGCTGTACGACGGCACCGGCTGGGTCAAGCTGACGGGGAGCCTGGCCAAGGGGCAGGAGGCCATCCTCTCCCTGTTCCCTACGGGAAGCAACCTCCCGCCCGCCAATTACACCACCCCCAGCTTCGCGAACCTCCTGAGCCGGGAGACCCAGGTCATCCTGCGGGAGATCCTGGCCCGCAGGGGGGGAAGGCAGGTGGTGGTCTACGAGCTGAAGGAGCCCGTCCTGCGGCCCCTCCCCCTGGACCCCGCCCCAGTCTTCTACCGGGCCCAGGCCCTGGGGGTGCAGTACGGTATAGAGGTGGAGGTCCTCCTTCCCCCGCCGAGCCCCAGCTACCGGGTCCTGGCCAAGGATACGATGAGCGCCTACACGGAGACGGCCCCCAAGGCCCTCCTCGCCCTCACCCAAAGCCGCTTCGCGGAGGGCTGGGGCCTGGTGGTGGGGAACCGCGTCCCCCGGCCCCCCGCCCCCCAGGTGGACTTCCGGACCCGGGCGGTGGCCTTCTTCTTCTGGGGGCTCAAGCCCACGGGCGGGTACGACCTGGTCGTGGTGGGGGTGAGCCGGGTGGGAGAAACCGCCCGGGTGGTCCTCCGCCTCACCACCCCCCCGCCCGGGGCCATCGTCACCCAGGCCCTCACCAGCCCCTACGTGGTCCTAGAGCTCGAGCGCGTCCGGAAGGTGGTCTTCACCGACCCCTCGGGCCGGGTCCTGGCCGAGGACAGCGAGTAG
- a CDS encoding ABC transporter ATP-binding protein, whose amino-acid sequence MRALEVQNVTKRFGGLVAVNGVSLSVDQGEIFSIIGPNGAGKTTLFNLLTGIYAPDEGKVLLFGKDVTGFSPDKVAAQGVGRTFQNIRLFGGMTVLENVLVGHHIHIRVPYFHALFRTPLARKEERRAKEEAMALLAYLGLEKRAGELAKNLPYGEQRLLEIARALALKPRLLLLDEPAAGMNPQETEELKAMILRLRAELGLTVVLIEHDMRMVMTLSDRIAVLEYGAKIAEGTPEEVRRDPRVIEAYLGKGAAGGAA is encoded by the coding sequence ATGAGGGCCCTCGAGGTCCAAAACGTCACCAAGCGCTTCGGCGGCCTAGTGGCGGTGAACGGCGTCTCCCTGAGCGTGGACCAAGGGGAGATCTTCTCCATCATCGGCCCCAACGGGGCGGGCAAGACCACCCTCTTCAACCTGCTCACGGGCATCTACGCGCCGGACGAGGGAAAGGTCCTGCTCTTCGGCAAGGACGTCACCGGCTTCTCCCCGGACAAGGTGGCGGCCCAGGGGGTGGGGCGCACCTTCCAGAACATCCGCCTCTTCGGGGGGATGACGGTGCTGGAAAACGTCCTGGTGGGCCACCACATCCACATCCGGGTCCCCTACTTCCACGCCCTTTTCCGCACCCCCCTGGCCCGGAAGGAGGAGCGAAGGGCCAAGGAGGAGGCCATGGCCCTCCTCGCCTACCTGGGCCTGGAGAAGCGGGCGGGGGAGCTGGCCAAGAACCTGCCCTATGGGGAGCAGCGGCTTTTGGAGATCGCCCGGGCCCTGGCCCTGAAGCCCCGCCTCCTCCTCCTGGACGAGCCCGCGGCGGGGATGAACCCCCAGGAGACGGAGGAGCTCAAGGCCATGATCCTCCGGCTCCGGGCTGAGCTGGGCCTGACCGTGGTCCTGATCGAGCACGACATGCGGATGGTCATGACCCTTTCCGACCGGATCGCCGTCTTGGAGTACGGGGCCAAGATCGCCGAGGGCACCCCGGAGGAGGTGCGGCGGGACCCGCGGGTGATCGAGGCCTATCTGGGCAAGGGCGCGGCGGGAGGTGCGGCGTGA
- a CDS encoding ABC transporter permease, with protein sequence METPFRQALRRFLKSRSGRVGLVLTLLVVLLALFIPVLRPYDPTTDRDYLNRLKPPSLEHPFGTDNLGRDVFVRTLHGSRISLQVGLISVSLGLLVGTLLGLLAGFYRGYVEVFIGWLTDILLAFPGTLLAIAIVAIFGPSLQNAMLAIGVVQIPVYIRLARSMVLSLRELDFVQAAEALGAPPGRVLFKHILPGTLPPLVVQATLSIGTATLEAAALGFLGLGAQPPAPEWGAMIADSFKGGYAMNAPWTMLFPGLFIMLTVLAFNLLGDGLRDALDPRATS encoded by the coding sequence ATGGAAACCCCCTTTCGCCAGGCCCTGCGCCGCTTCCTCAAGTCCCGCTCCGGCCGGGTGGGCCTCGTCCTCACCCTCCTGGTGGTCCTCCTGGCCCTGTTCATCCCTGTCCTCAGGCCCTACGACCCCACCACGGACCGGGACTATCTCAACCGTCTGAAGCCGCCCAGCCTCGAGCACCCCTTTGGCACGGACAACCTGGGCCGGGACGTCTTCGTCCGGACCCTGCACGGAAGCCGGATCAGCCTCCAGGTGGGCCTTATCTCCGTGAGCCTGGGCCTCCTCGTGGGGACCCTCTTGGGCCTTCTGGCCGGGTTCTACCGGGGGTACGTGGAGGTGTTCATCGGCTGGCTCACGGACATCCTCCTGGCCTTCCCGGGGACCCTGCTCGCCATCGCCATCGTGGCCATCTTCGGCCCCAGCCTGCAAAACGCCATGCTGGCCATCGGGGTGGTCCAGATCCCCGTCTACATCCGCCTGGCCCGCTCCATGGTCCTCTCCCTGCGGGAGCTGGACTTCGTCCAGGCGGCGGAGGCCCTGGGGGCCCCCCCGGGGCGGGTCCTCTTCAAGCACATCCTGCCGGGGACCCTGCCGCCTCTGGTGGTCCAGGCCACCTTGTCCATCGGCACAGCCACCCTCGAGGCCGCCGCCCTCGGGTTCCTGGGCCTGGGGGCCCAGCCCCCCGCCCCCGAGTGGGGGGCGATGATCGCGGACAGCTTCAAGGGCGGCTACGCCATGAACGCCCCCTGGACGATGCTCTTCCCCGGCCTCTTCATCATGCTCACCGTGCTGGCCTTCAACCTCCTGGGGGACGGCCTCCGGGACGCCCTGGACCCCCGGGCCACCAGCTGA
- a CDS encoding ABC transporter ATP-binding protein encodes MRVLELKNVHTYYGHIHALKGVSLTVEEGEIVTLIGANGAGKSTTLRTISGLARPRSGEVLFLGKPIHRLPPHEIVALGIGHVPEGRRVFPRLTVEENLEIGAYLEKDPKVVKERKERVFALFPRLYERRGQKGGTLSGGEQQMLAIGRALMQDPRILLMDEPSMGLAPVLVDFIFETIQNLNREGKTILLVEQNARLALQIAHRGYVLATGEVTLFGPARELAENPEVQKAYLGEA; translated from the coding sequence GTGAGGGTGCTCGAGCTCAAAAACGTCCACACCTACTACGGCCACATCCACGCCCTAAAGGGCGTCTCCCTCACCGTGGAGGAGGGGGAGATCGTCACCCTCATCGGGGCCAACGGGGCGGGCAAGAGCACCACCTTGCGCACCATCAGCGGCCTGGCCCGGCCCCGCTCGGGCGAGGTCCTCTTCCTGGGAAAGCCCATCCACCGCCTCCCGCCCCACGAGATCGTGGCCCTGGGCATCGGGCACGTGCCCGAGGGAAGGCGGGTCTTCCCCCGGCTCACGGTGGAGGAAAACCTAGAGATCGGGGCCTACCTGGAGAAGGACCCCAAGGTGGTCAAGGAGCGCAAGGAGAGGGTCTTCGCCCTCTTCCCCCGGCTTTACGAGAGGCGGGGCCAGAAGGGGGGGACGCTCTCGGGGGGCGAGCAGCAGATGCTGGCCATCGGCCGGGCCCTGATGCAGGACCCCCGCATCCTCCTCATGGACGAACCCTCCATGGGCCTCGCCCCGGTGCTGGTGGACTTCATCTTTGAGACCATCCAGAACCTGAACCGGGAGGGGAAGACCATCCTCCTGGTGGAGCAGAACGCCCGCCTGGCCCTCCAGATCGCCCACCGGGGGTACGTCCTGGCCACGGGGGAGGTCACGCTCTTTGGCCCCGCGCGGGAGCTGGCGGAAAACCCCGAGGTCCAGAAGGCCTACCTGGGCGAGGCTTGA
- a CDS encoding bifunctional folylpolyglutamate synthase/dihydrofolate synthase has product MAWLFAQRRPGPRGLSRVQALLARLGHPEGAFRAVHVLGTNGKGSVVAYLEAAFRAAGLAWGAYTSPHLLDFRERIRTHLGHIPREEVVRFVAWAREEDWPEPPGFFDLATALAFHHFRGRGVALAAVEAGVGGEKDATNALSRVALTVLTNVGEDHLEALGGSLEAVAREKAGAFRQGVPVVTGARGVGLRVAREVAEGKGCPLYVLDPSHPLFALPASPALRGAFQEENARLAAAALRLLGFSEEVVLRALREAKNPGRMERFLVGGVEVYLDGAHNPPAAQALARELPAYHLLFGAFPRKDVGGVLAHLLPRARSVRYARAGEGALGRELGEPFFERPEEALAHALHAAKKDGLPVLATGSLYLVGALLAVLGQDPARGVGEDHLPDALEL; this is encoded by the coding sequence CTGGCCTGGCTCTTCGCCCAGAGGCGGCCGGGCCCCCGGGGGCTTTCTCGGGTGCAGGCCCTTTTGGCGCGGCTCGGCCACCCCGAGGGGGCCTTCCGGGCGGTCCACGTCCTGGGGACGAACGGCAAGGGGAGCGTGGTGGCCTACCTCGAGGCCGCCTTCCGGGCGGCGGGCCTGGCCTGGGGGGCCTACACCAGCCCCCACCTTTTGGACTTCCGGGAGCGGATCCGCACCCACCTAGGCCACATCCCCCGGGAGGAGGTGGTGCGCTTCGTGGCCTGGGCGAGGGAGGAGGACTGGCCGGAGCCCCCGGGCTTCTTTGACCTGGCCACCGCCCTCGCCTTCCACCACTTCCGAGGGAGGGGGGTGGCCCTGGCGGCGGTGGAGGCGGGGGTGGGGGGGGAGAAGGACGCCACGAACGCCCTCTCCCGGGTGGCCCTCACGGTGCTCACCAACGTGGGGGAGGACCACCTCGAGGCCCTAGGGGGGAGCCTCGAGGCGGTGGCCCGGGAGAAGGCCGGGGCCTTCCGACAAGGGGTGCCCGTGGTCACCGGGGCGCGTGGGGTGGGGCTTAGGGTGGCCCGGGAGGTGGCGGAAGGGAAGGGGTGTCCCCTGTACGTCCTGGACCCCAGCCACCCCCTCTTTGCCCTGCCCGCTTCCCCCGCTCTCCGGGGGGCCTTCCAGGAGGAGAACGCCCGGCTGGCGGCCGCCGCCTTGCGGCTTCTAGGCTTTTCCGAGGAGGTGGTCCTGAGGGCCCTCCGGGAGGCTAAAAACCCCGGACGGATGGAGCGCTTTTTGGTGGGGGGGGTGGAGGTCTACCTGGACGGGGCCCATAACCCCCCGGCGGCCCAGGCCCTGGCCCGGGAGCTTCCCGCCTACCACCTCCTCTTCGGGGCCTTTCCCCGCAAGGACGTGGGGGGCGTCCTGGCCCACCTCCTGCCCCGGGCGCGAAGCGTCCGCTACGCCCGGGCGGGGGAGGGGGCTTTGGGGCGGGAGCTGGGGGAGCCCTTTTTTGAGCGCCCGGAGGAAGCCCTGGCCCACGCCCTCCATGCGGCCAAAAAGGACGGGCTGCCCGTTTTGGCCACGGGAAGCCTCTACCTGGTGGGGGCCCTACTCGCTGTCCTCGGCCAGGACCCGGCCCGAGGGGTCGGTGAAGACCACCTTCCGGACGCGCTCGAGCTCTAG